Proteins encoded together in one Apus apus isolate bApuApu2 chromosome Z, bApuApu2.pri.cur, whole genome shotgun sequence window:
- the TSTD2 gene encoding thiosulfate sulfurtransferase/rhodanese-like domain-containing protein 2: protein MAPGEAPQAGPGSPQTGPGSPPGGAAAGAVAARKQRALAQRKAFSLFVRGKEVPAAARGPGGARWRCCRQAFAELAGIHRHVALQHGRDVGREEQAAAEESSPPGGAGGAADSPDISVALPDTSRVSDGDLRSEVGEVLLYYCYCEVKDPEKLCAWQKALCQHLHLTGKVRVASEGINGTVGGSKVATNLYVEAMLSQPLFKDILCREDFKNSTGGAHCFPDLRVGVFKEIVPMGIDPKIVSYKETGIHLSPQEFHREVEQYLSQASEGQSDTILLDCRNFYESKIGHFQGCLAPDIRKFSYFPSYVDENLELFKDKRVLMYCTGGIRCERGSAYLRSKAVCREVYQLKGGIHKYLEEFPDGFYRGKLFVFDDRYAICSNEDIISACRYCGALWDQYKLCSSQHCRQLVLTCPSCHNKGLTACCPVCQEKDLKVTSGASGQTLKEECECTRRRPRVPIEHVSQRRLDTGKN from the exons ATGGCGCCGGGCGAGGCCCCgcaggccgggccgggctcccCGCAGACGGGCCCGGGGTCCCCGCCGGGCGGTGCCGCGGCCGGGGCGGTGGCCGCCAGGAAGCAGCGCGCGTTGGCCCAGAGGaag GCCTTCTCCCTCTTCGTCAGAGGCAAGGAGGTGCCGGCCGCAGcccgcggccccggcggcgCGCGGTGGCGGTGCTGCCGCCAGGCCTTCGCGGAGCTCGCCGGCATCCACCGGCATGTGGCCCTGCAGCACGGCCGGGACGTCGGGCGGGAGGAGCAGGCGGCTGCTGAGGAGAGCAGCcccccgggcggggcgggcggagcTGCTGACAGCCCGGACATCTCCGTCGCGCTGCCGGACACGAGCCGCGTCAGCGACGGTGACCTGAGAAG CGAGGTGGGAGAAGTACTTCTGTATTACTGTTACTGTGAGGTGAAGGATCCAGAGAAACTCTGTGCTTGGCAAAAGGCTCTGTGCCAGCATCTGCATCTCACTGGCAAG GTACGAGTTGCTTCAGAAGGGATTAATGGGACAGTTGGTGGAAGCAAAGTAGCTACCAATCTCTACGTGGAAGCTATGCTTTCTCAGCCTCTGTTCAAAGACATTTTGTGTCGAGAGGATTTCAAG AACAGCACAGGAGGAGCTCACTGTTTCCCAGACCTTCGAGTTGGAGTATTCAAAGAAATTGTACCTATGGGCATTGATCCAAAGATAGTATCTTATAAAGAAACTG GAATCCATTTATCCCCTCAGGAATTTCATAGAGAAGTAGAACAGTATTTGTCTCAGGCCAGTGAAGGACAAAGTGATACCATCTTGCTGGACTGTAGGAACTTCTATGAAAGTAAAATA GGACATTTCCAAGGCTGTCTGGCTCCAGATATCAGGAAGTTCAGCTATTTTCCCAGCTATGTAGATGAAAACCTGGAGCTTTTTAAAGACAAGCGTGTCCTGATGTACTGCACAGGAGGGATTCGTTGTGAAAGAGGCTCTGCCTACCTACGGAGCAAG GCAGTGTGCAGAGAGGTTTACCAGCTAAAAGGTGGAATTCACAAGTACCTGGAAGAGTTTCCAGATGGATTCTACAGGGGGAAGCTGTTTGTATTTGATGATCGTTACGCCATTTGTTCCAATGAAGATATCATCTCAG catgCAGATACTGTGGGGCACTGTGGGACCAGTATAAACTTTGTTCCAGCCAGCACTGCCGGCAGCTTGTCCTGACATGTCCAAGTTGTCACAACAAAGGTCTTACAGCCTGCTGTCCTGTTTGTCAAGAGAAGGACCTCAAGGTGACTTCAGGGGCTTCAGGACAGACACTTAAGGAGGAATGTGAATGTACAAGGAGACGGCCAAGGGTACCTATTGAACATGTCTCACAAAGGAGGCTGGACACAGGGAAAAATTAA